From the genome of Solanum stenotomum isolate F172 chromosome 5, ASM1918654v1, whole genome shotgun sequence:
atttctaataaaaatcaaaattaaattagtataaTAATTTGAGTTATTTTGGCTTGGTCATGGATAATTGTGTCATGTTgtttatattaagaaaaattatatcaacATAATTGAAGATAAAATAGTCAAAAcaaattcttttaattattttttttagagagtaaaacaGAAACGCGATAATAATTTGAGATGATGAAGTATGAAGGGGATATAAGACACgtgcattaaaaaaatattaaaagtttggATATTTTGATTAAGAGGAAAGTGACACTTCAGATTACGACTAATCGTGTATTCCTTTTCTTTACTATTTTAAGCTCTTTGTAAATTGTAAAACACAAGTAATCAACGAGTAATAAtactcaaatatatattttgttgtgTGTACATATTGAGAAAATGACATTTGGAATACCTTTCAAGTAAATCAATTTAGAATTAGTGTTACAGCTTTTTTATGATCTTATTTGTTGTGTGTAATGTGTTCATAGTACTATAATGGAAAAATCaccccatatacacatttaagagtcaatattacaggttttaaatctacttttaaaaaattcttgcttataacagtttaattacgggttataacatatcactaattatttataaattaattaaattttactttattaaataagtaattttttataattttatattattattaaattattttaataaagaataccccataattatctcttacacaATTATAGGGATTTATATTGATTACTGTTCCTTTTTTACAGTTACAAGTCACACCTCCACACCCCACATCAATTCCacgttaaaaaaaaaacagaaattcatctttcatctctttcatcCATACTCCATTGAAGCCGATTTTTCAACATCTAAAAACTGATTAGGAGAAATATATTCTCCatacaatcaaaacaaaatgGCAGATCTCTACTTGTGAGACATGGACTTTCAATGGGGTTTAAAGggttttttgtgtttttgttgtGTTTACAGGAAGACTTGTTTTGGAGTTGAGTGCTTTGAGGCTTTTCATATGAAAAGGTTATGTTTTTCTAATTTGGCTGTAGAATTTCTGGGGTTTTCTTGGGACTGACCATTTTACCGGAAATTTAATTTGTGAAGGTGAAGGTGAAAGGGTTTAGGGGTTATCTATTTTTGCCCCAAAATTGTTAAAGATATGAAGTTGGAAAAGGATGTTAAAAGGGAGAGGTTGATGGATTTTATCAGTTTTATTcaaatctaattttttattttttattttttaaaaaaagaacatttttcATGAGGAGTTAATAGTTGACATAAAGGAATTATATGTCGTTTGTGATCACAGGTGTAATTGATCTGGCTTAGACCAAAAAGGTATGATCTTGATCTttcaatttgtattttataacatatatatatatatatgcatgtgatgtTTGGTGTTTGTACAAATTCTTGTTTATGTATGATTTACATGATTTTGTTTGtacatttttcaaaaggaaAAGATTTACATGATTTGTTTCTTGTATTAGTCCTCCAAAAGTTAATTGTGTTTTTTACTACATGGGATATGGTTAAATCAATTTAGtagatttttttgttaaaattgttATATTATGCATATTATTGGAATGAAAGCTGACTTAACATACGATTTATGACTATGGTATGAATTTTGTCTAATGTTGGAATGAATTGGTATAAAATttggtataaaaataatatgatgTATTACTTATATTTGGTGTGAAACTTGTTTAAATCTGGTATGAAGTTGGTACACAGTTTAGaggaaatctattttttttttcaaattattctcATTATGTCTACTAATCTGGCatgaaacatgaataatattGGAATGAAAGCTGACTTAATATACGATTTATAAATATGGTATGAAATGTGTTTTAACATTGACATGAAATTGATTTATTATTGGTATGAAAGCTGActtaagttgtgtattatttttatcaaaatggtaTGATATCAGTGGTCCAATTATGTGAACTGATTgtagtttgttaaatcatccctttgtttttgtataaattatgaCTAATGTTGGTATGAAATTGGTATTTTCTTATaatacctattttttttttttttataataagatggtttctttttcaatttctctAACTAGGTTGATGGCAATGCGGAAAAACAAAGAACGATGATGGCGCGATCAGTGAGAGTGAAGTAACTGGGACTGTTGCTAGGAAACTTGATGGATCCCGCATAGCAAAAAAACATGCTCCAGATACCGGcaattatcctacaccaagacTACGGAGATCaaatttgagatagttgattgCAGCTTAGACTCTTTAGTATTTCATctctttttaacttttgaacgatatatatttattttttataccgTTTTAAGTATTGAATGATATAGAATATgcattacatattatttttttcaaattttggataattttttcctgtttaacttttgaataattcttttttgtttaagtatttgatgatatatactATAATATGTTATCAAAATAGTTGATTGCACCTTTTGATTCTCTTTTGAATGTTCTAAAAATTGTAACACTGTGTTGTTAATTGTACACATGGTGACTGGCATGCACTAACCTATTATGTTTGGGTATTATAAGTTCAGGACAAAAACATTATACAGATTTCATACAGTTCTGATacactattttttaaagtagcactgtgtttttaatttgtataacgAATGCATGAAACGTGTATGAAATACATTTTATATGCATATGTCTATGACTTCAATATTAAATGTTGGATATTTGTATTTAGTCATGGTATAATTTTTATAGTtgtattttgtcttattttcgtttgaattaaatatgatttatatatgtCCGACTACAACTTAAATTAGTcactaatatatacaatatcttTGATATGGaacaaattttatcattaaNNNNNNNNNNNNNNNNNNNNNNNNNNNNNNNNNNNNNNNNNNNNNNNNNNNNNNNNNNNNNNNNNNNNNNNNNNNNNNNNNNNNNNNNNNNNNNNNNNNNNNNNNNNNNNNNNNNNNNNNNNNNNNNNNNNNNNNNNNNNNNNNNNNNNNNNNNNNNNNNNNNNNNNNNNNNNNNNNNNNNNNNNNNNNNNNNNNNNNNNNNNNNNNNNNNNNNNNNNNNNNNNNNNNNNNNNNNNNNNNNNNNNNNNNNNNNNNNNNNNNNNNNNNNNNNNNNNNNNNNNNNNNNNNNNNNNNNNNNNNNNNNNNNNNNNNNNNNNNNNNNNNNNNNNNNNNNNNNNNNNNNNNNNNNNNNNNNNNNNNNNNNNNNNNNNNNNNNNNNNNNNNNNNNNNNNNNNNNNNNNNNNNNNNNNNNNNNNNNNNNNNNNNNNNNNNNNNNNNNNNNNNNNNNNNNNNNNNNNNNNNNNNNNNNNNNNNNNNNNNNNNNNNNNNNNNNNNNNNNNNNNNNNNNNNNNNNNNNNNNNtcttttttttttttcaattttcatttggTGTTTGGTATTTAGATTAGAATTCGCCTAATCGGAATTTGTGTAGGGTAGGGCAAATCCAAGGGTGGTGCATTATGTCAAGGACTCGAAATTGAGATATATGATTAAGGAAGGAGCCGTCTGATTTAATTCACCACATTTTTTAGTGGTGAGATTATTTGTAGGTTGGTGGTAATTAGGTATGTATTTATGgttcgatttgatttgatttgatttctaataaaaatcaaaattaaattagtataaTAATTTGAGTTATTTTGGCTTGGTCATGGATAATTGTGTCATGTTgtttatattaagaaaaattatatcaacATAATTGAAGATAAAATAGTCAAAAcaaattcttttaattattttttttagagagtaaaacaGAAACGCGATAATAATTTGAGATGATGAAGTATGAAGGGGATATAAGACACgtgcattaaaaaaatattaaaagtttggATATTTTGATTAAGAGGAAAGTGACACTTAAGATTAAGACTAATCGTGTATTCCTTTTCTTTACTATTTTAAGCTCTTTGTAAATTgtaaaacaaaagtaattaatgagtaataatactcaaatatatattttgttgtgTGTACATATTGAGAAAATGGCATTTGGAATACCTTTCAAGTAAATCAATTTAGAATTAGTGTTACAACTTTTTTATGATCTTATTTGTTGCGTGTGTAATGTGTTCATAGTACTATAATTAATATTCTTGTCTACTTGAAAATGTTTAGTTTTTATGAAGCTCCTAACAAAGAGATTTTAgtaaaactatttaattttcAACAACTAATAGTAATAGTTTCCAAATATCTTTCTTGTCatgcatacatatacacatACATATCTAGTTgtcatacatatatacatacatatattcaCTGACagtttacatatttaaaatacGTTTGACATACATTGACATGCAAGGCATACTCACAAACATATATAGGAATGTATCATACGCAAAAAATACACAGTATTATATCACTTCTGTGTTATATGTATTCCACTATATGTATAATGATACACGTGATATTATAAAATGACTTATACAAAAGATACATACACACAACACATCTTGTGTATAAGTCGATGTATATGTATTGTACAATAATATATGTGTGACATATATACACcctacatatatacaattgtTCCACCACCACCATAAGAAGAAGAAGCCGAAGTCAATGACACTAATGAGTAAGATGAAGGgagacaaaaaaatgaaaatcttaaTAGCTCTGCTGATTGGCAATTTGAAATTGCATTTTGTTAGTGAGAATTCAATTTTCCATCTTGTAACCTCCGACCCCAATTAAAAGATGGAGAGAGAGAATAGGGAAGAATGTGTAAACAAActtgcataaaaataaaaaaaattgacggaAAATCCGTAATATGTACAATGCGAAATATAAACCATAAACGgtgatattgaaaacaaatcaaaagaaatctaaaTAACTAATCGAAATGGATAATGGAAATTNtttaacaaattagagtgaattaaggaaactgaatattcttaattagtttggatcccttatttcatgctaatcattaattatctacaataaattcaaattaaattacagCCCACAACTtcagttttttactttattatttctaattccgtttttttttaattttcgtttatctttttatttattttttaagttttttccaattaataaaaatatttcttttttttttaacttgttataacctgaaatttttaatgttatagcttgaaagtctaaatctactgttatagcttgaaaatagtactataatatatgttatatatgaaatttacactATCCTTCTTGTCatgcatacatatatacatacatatctaGTTGtcatacatatatacacacGTAGATTCACTGACagtttacatatttaaaatatgtttgACATACATTGACATGCAAGGCATACtcacaaacatatatatgaatGTATCATACGCAAAAAATACACAGTATTATATCACTTGTGTGTCATATGTATTCCACTATATGTATAATGATATGCGTGATATTATAAAATGACTTGTACAAAAGATACATACACACAACACATCTTGTGTATAAGTCAATGTATATGTTTTGTACAATAATATATGTGTGACATATATACACcctacatatatacaattattccACCACcaccaaaagaagaagaagccgAAGTCAATGACACTAATGAGAAAGATGAAgggagacaaaaaaaaaatgaaaatcttaaTAGCTCAGCTGATTGGCTATTTGAAATTGCATTTCGTTAGTGAGGATTTGATTTCCCACCTTGTAACCTCCCAATTAAAAGATGGAGAGAGAGAATAGGGAAGAATGGAAGGGATTAggtttatcaaattaaaatctaaaattaaGAGATTGCTATGTTTGTAAAATGTAAACTAATGTTATGttagataataaattaaaaatattgctAAAAAGGATAGTCAAGGAACTTTTAATCAATTAGAATTTAGATCacataattttcccttttatgaATTATCCCATCTTTTAGCCCAATATATATAGGAATCATAGACACAATATATTAGGCCCAAAGCATTCACTAATATAGGCGCGCATAACCCACAAATCACAATTAATCAAAAGCTAAATAATATCTTtctttgttaaaatttaaaatttaaaatttaaaatttaaaatttataagtttGAAAATAGGACTGTTTTATATATCCcaaattttcttaaataaattaaagttattttctaatagaaaaaaaaaaagctctaTTTTGCGTCGGTGCCGACTTTATTGTTATAGTGATCTTCCAACTAGAATTTCCAAAATAGCCttcaaatatttatgataattaaaATCTTTTGAACTATTAGATCatctttatttgaattttcatgtttttaaaattccaaaattttattttaataaggTTTATCTATAGACACATTTTTAGAATGATTTGATagtgtaaattttttttatgatgtgtaTTATTTAAACTTATATACTATATGTTGAATTTCTTAGTTAATTcgagttttcatttttttatattttgagtttgatctcCCCTCGCCTCCCCGGTCACTAGTAAGAGTTGACCAATcaatctaataaaatttaacgGAAAAGAAAGTATCACTTTGTTGAGAAATAAAAGTTCATGATTGATTGTTAAGATTTGAAGTGTTTACAATAACATGTCCaatgtaattttataaatagaatTTAGAGGTGAAGGTGTGTACGCATATCTTATCAGTAACGACTAAATTTGTTTATGtgaataaagaaataaaggacCAATCACTTTGAACCAATATCTATATTTGCAATCTATTGTCATTTTTGTCAGccataaacttaaaataaacaCACTAACAAGATAACCTAACTTTAATTTCTTGACAACTAGTCAACTaccttataataataatataaattaggGAATATAATCACTACCATTCATgtaatattaaatgaaaaaaatctcaACTCCAACACAGCAGACAAAACATTTCAACTACCTTCCAGAAAACAATTAACTAGTAAAAACGacacttaaaataaaataaaataaagaaaccttatttcattttttttaaaaaaaaagtcaaatctTGAATAGACAAATAGCATTGAATGAACACTACCTTGACCACCAAGAGATGTACACCAGAGTCTCGAGTTTGAGTCATGAGAATAAAAGACCTGCTAGAAGTTGGAAGCGAGCCATTTTGTCCCCTTAATGGACCCACCTAACACAAATTCGTATTTGTTAGGCCAGTGAGTTTCGCGTACCGGATGctttaaccaaaaaaagaagTACTAGCTCAAAACTTGACATCTAGAAGGGACAAGATACCATTAAGAAACCAAACAAACTTAGGATCTTTCCTTGCCTTTTTCATTGATCAATCAACAAAAAATCCCAAAACAAGAGAAACCAACAAGTCCAATTTCAAAAGCCATCACCAAGAAGATTTTAAGAAACCAAAAATAGACTAATAAAGATAGAATTTTGTGCACTTTCTTTCTTatcaaagaaggaaaaaaagatcatattttttttccattttttgcaAAATGATAACAAATTTTGGCAACAGAAAGTCATCTTGGAGAAGatcaaaatcaagaatcaaGCAATTATCTCCCTCTGATTATGCAACAATCCCTCAACATCCATCTTCACTTGAAGTATCTGAATTGTCCACTCATTGTATGAAGGTAACAAGTTCATGTTCTGAAGGGAAACAAAGTCATATTCAGGCAAGTCCTCATAGTCCATCTAGTAGGAAATCGTCGAGTACTTTATCTAGTAGTTCTAAGTCAACTTGTTCATCCATTCTCAAGGATTCAAAGTTCCCTCAACAAGTGGAACTTCATCCTGGACTAAATGAATCAGACAGAGTTTCAAAAGTGAAAGTTTGTTCATACCATCACTGTTCACTCAATAAAAGCTCTGATGATCCATCTCCCCCAATAAAACGCGTATATAGAAGGAGAAAACTCTTAAAACCACAGAAAAGCATTAGACTAGAAAGTGAGTCCACTAATGCTGATAACTTTTCTATTGAGGATAGCAACCTTATGCAAGATGTTGGAGTTTTCGGAGTAAATGAGGCTATTGATCAGTATGCTGATCTTATTGAGATTGTGTTTGGTGAAACTTCATTTCCAGAGAGAAGTTATCAAGAGACGATCGATATAATGAGGAAATATTCCACACAAGAGCAGGATACACTGGTTAGTTCTGATGTAGAATCAAATGATCAGAGTGTAACAACATCAGTTTTTTGCAATAGTGAGGACAGAGATGCTGATTTCTGCCATACGGTTGCATTGCCACTTCTGATAAAGCCAGTTGACAATGTTGTCACCACAGGTGAGGAGGATGAGGATATCAACAGAGAACCGTCTAAGAATGAACCATCGTTGACATATGATCTCATTGAAGCAAAATGTAGCACTGAGTTTTCTTCTGCTTCAGCTAGCAACAATACAATGGAACTCGTAGACAATTTGCAAGAGATGGATGACAAAGCTAATCCAACTGAAGATGTTGATCCCAATGCCTCATCCAAGAAGTTGCACGTAGCCCAGTTTTCGAAAGAGAAGCATAGGAGCATGTGGAGCCTGATTCATAGACATATGATTTCAGATGAATCTACAGAATTGGACAGCAAAGTGATCCGTGGAGCTGATGAAGATAATCACAAGGAAGGGAGCAACAAATCTTGTGCAGCAGAAAGTTCTGATTCATTTTTGAGTTGTTCCGAAAGAGAGTCAATGACTACAAAACAGGATGCAAATAACCAAGGGACTGAAGCGCATAAGATTTTAGCAGTCAAGCTAGTACGAGAAGCAATCGAGAGAATTCTTCTTCCAGAAGTTCAAGATCAGTCATCAGATAATCAATCAGCAACAAGTGAAGGTAAGACACGAATACTTCTACTGTTCTACATGTGATTGCTTACTCTCCTCTCCTTGTGTATTAAATTTTCTGCGaattattgatataagtatTCACTATATATACAACAGTGTGNGAGCCTGATTCATAGACATATGATTTCGGATGAATCTACAGAATTGGACAGCAAAGTAATCCGTGGAGCTGATGAAGATAATCACAAGGATGGGAGCAACAAATCTTGTGCAGAAGAAAGTTCTGATTCATTTTTGAGTTTTTCGGGAAGAGAATCGATGACTACAAAACAGGATGCAAATAACCAAGAGACTGAGGCGCATAAGATTTTAGCAGTCAAGCTAGTACGAGAAGCAATCGAGAGAATTCTTCTTCCAGAAGTTCAAGATCAGTCATCAGCTAATCAATCAGCAACAAGTGAAGGTAAGACACGAATACTTCTACTGTTCTACATGTGATTGCTTACTCTCCTCTCCTTGTGTATTAAATTTTCTGcaaattattgatataagtatTCACTATACAACAGTGTGTACCGAAGAAAACTCCAACAAGTCAGACACCAAGAATGAGGAATGTGATAAGGCATCTAAGTCAGATGAGGGAAATGTTACCAGAGATAACACTGGCAGCCCTGAGAAACAGGAAAACGAAGAACTAGTCACGAACAAAGCTGAGAAGAAAGCACCAACACACTGGATCAATCTTAAAAGATGGATTATTCTCCAACGATTCATCAAAGAATTGGAAAAGTTGAGAAAATTCAACCCAAGGAAGCCGCGGTACCTGCAGCTGGAGCCTGATCCTGAGGCAGAAAAGGTTAATCTGAAACATCAGATAGAGGATGAGAGAAAAAATGCAGAAGAATGGATGCTTGACTACGCACTACAGAAGGCGATAA
Proteins encoded in this window:
- the LOC125864679 gene encoding uncharacterized protein LOC125864679, giving the protein MITNFGNRKSSWRRSKSRIKQLSPSDYATIPQHPSSLEVSELSTHCMKVTSSCSEGKQSHIQASPHSPSSRKSSSTLSSSSKSTCSSILKDSKFPQQVELHPGLNESDRVSKVKVCSYHHCSLNKSSDDPSPPIKRVYRRRKLLKPQKSIRLESESTNADNFSIEDSNLMQDVGVFGVNEAIDQYADLIEIVFGETSFPERSYQETIDIMRKYSTQEQDTLVSSDVESNDQSVTTSVFCNSEDRDADFCHTVALPLLIKPVDNVVTTGEEDEDINREPSKNEPSLTYDLIEAKCSTEFSSASASNNTMELVDNLQEMDDKANPTEDVDPNASSKKLHVAQFSKEKHRSMWSLIHRHMISDESTELDSKVIRGADEDNHKEGSNKSCAAESSDSFLSCSERESMTTKQDANNQGTEAHKILAVKLVREAIERILLPEVQDQSSDNQSATSEVCTEENSNKSDTKNEECDKASKSDEGNVTRDNTGSPEKQENEELVTNKAEKKAPTHWINLKRWIILQRFIKELEKLRKFNPRKPRYLQLEPDPEAEKVNLKHQIEDERKNAEEWMLDYALQKAISQLAPTQKRKVGLLVTAFENVVPPRCSNIQVTFPTLKTRNEDNMQTAGKGNASVSNADNVRKHVDKRNAEDDRSMLKNDDTQKAIVLCKKLDEVTSTSSDKGSVEIEKFDDSLRGTSSTISNLGNDCDKTHENNMNLSECEATVNKQKHISMWHLISQHILSDVVSKIGNEQLDEVNNNKTLAETNGDNSLHDFSEEKDDMSHNGRSFSRNDTVNLIREAVSQILTTPTQDDSSNTQSVTSNIVQDEQPPKTDHTDCGEQNSTKSLYESLKHGDSQLETKELAGNNTITESKFEPPKSKNWSKLKKMILLKKSRKVLERARKVNPQPPQLLPPTPDQEQERVDLRNQMSNERNKAEQWMLDNAVQHMVSKLTPARKTRVAMLVEAFEAVVPLPEV